Proteins found in one Numida meleagris isolate 19003 breed g44 Domestic line chromosome 25, NumMel1.0, whole genome shotgun sequence genomic segment:
- the SLC45A3 gene encoding solute carrier family 45 member 3 produces the protein MALGVLLHNRRAQLLLLNSLTFGLEVCLAAGITYVPPLLLEVGVEEKFMTMVLGIGPVLGLIFVPLVGSASDHWHSSYGRRRPFIWVLCLGVLLSLFVIPHASSLASLFALDTRPLEIAFLILGIGLLDFCGQVCFTPLEALLSDLFQEPDNCRQAFSMYAFMISLGGCIGYLLPAIDWGASFLAPYLGGQETCLFSLLAVIFLGCVLATLFVTEEAAAQADALDGPALKDALPKPSPSACCSCRLSRSLLQARHVMQALRNLCTLVPRLHSLYCRIPKVIRRLFVAELCSWMALMTFMLFYTDFVGEGLYHGVPRAKPGTDARRRYDEGVRMGSLGLFLQCVTSIFFSTIMDRMVKQFGTRAVYLASVVFFPAAAFVMCLSHSVTVVTISAALTGFTFSALQILPYTLASLYHHEKQVFLHKYKSKEEKDAARPDKKSAFPKGHLSSQKLPYQNGHAGGLYSSSSSSSSPPAASSALCGSSSCDVSLMMMVGEPDSVPQGRGICLDLAILDSAFLLSQVVPSLFMGSIVQFTQSVTAYMVSAAGFGLVAIYFATKVVFDKSDMAKYSV, from the exons ATGGCTCTCGGCGTGCTCCTGCACAACCGCAgggctcagctcctgctgctcaaCTCGTTGACGTTCGGCCTGGAGGTCTGCCTGGCTGCCGGCATCACCTACGTGCCTCCGCTGCTCCTGGAAGTGGGCGTGGAAGAGAAGTTCATGACCATGGTGTTGG gGATAGGACCCGTCCTTGGCCTGATTTTCGTCCCGCTGGTCGGATCTGCCAGCGACCACTGGCACAGCAGCTACGGCCGAAGGCGGCCGTTCATCTGGGTGCTGTGCCTGGGCGTCCTGCTGAGCCTCTTCGTCATCCCGCACGCCAGCAGCCTGGCCAGCCTGTTCGCCCTCGACACTCGCCCGCTGGAGATTGCCTTCCTCATCCTGGGCATCGGGCTGCTGGATTTCTGCGGCCAGGTCTGCTTCACCCCGCTGGAGGCTCTGCTCTCAGACCTCTTCCAGGAGCCGGATAACTGCCGCCAGGCCTTCTCCATGTACGCCTTCATGATCAGCTTGGGGGGCTGCATTGGCTACCTGCTTCCAGCCATTGACTGGGGGGCCAGCTTTCTGGCCCCGTACCTGGGAGGACAGGAGACGTGTCTCTTCAGCCTCCTCGCTGTCATTTTCCTTGGTTGTgtgctggccacgctctttgtGACCGAAGAAGCAGCTGCCCAAGCGGATGCCCTGGATGGGCCAGCGCTGAAGGATGCTCTCCCTAAGCCCTCaccctctgcctgctgctcttgCCGGCTCTCCAGGAGCCTCCTGCAGGCCAGGCACGTGATGCAGGCCCTGAGAAACCTCTGCACGCTGGTGCCACGGCTTCACAGCCTCTACTGCCGCATCCCCAAGGTCATCCGGCGCCTGTTCGTGGCCgagctctgcagctggatggCACTCATGACTTTCATGCTGTTCTACACGGACTTTGTTGGGGAAGGGCTGTACCATGGTGTCCCCAGAGCCAAGCCAGGCACAGATGCCAGGCGTCGCTATGATGAAG GTGTCCGGATGGGGAGCTTGGGACTCTTCTTGCAATGCGTCACCTCCATCTTCTTTTCGACAATCATGGACCGGATGGTGAAGCAGTTTGGGACGCGGGCTGTCTACCTGGCCAGCGTGGTGTTCTTCCCCGCTGCTGCCTTCGTCATGTGCCTCTCCCACAGCGTCACTGTCGTCACCATCTCCGCCGCTCTGACGGGCTTCACCTTCTCCGCGCTCCAGATCCTGCCGTACACGCTGGCGTCGCTGTACCACCACGAGAAACAG GTATTTTTGCATAAATACAAgagcaaagaggagaaagacGCAGCTCGACCGGACAAGAAATCGGCCTTCCCTAAAGGTCACCTTTCCAGCCAGAAGCTGCCTTACCAGAACGGACACGCTGGGGGCCTCTactcctcatcctcctcttcctcctctccccctgctgccagctcGGCCCTGTGCGGCAGCTCCTCCTGCGACGTCTCGCTGATGATGATGGTGGGCGAGCCGGACTCGGTGCCCCAGGGCCGAGGGATCTGCTTGGACCTGGCCATTTTGGACAGCgccttccttctctctcaggTTGTCCCCTCTCTCTTCATGGGGTCCATCGTCCAGTTTACGCAGTCGGTGACTGCCTACATGGTGTCAGCTGCCGGCTTCGGCCTCGTTGCCATTTACTTTGCAACCAAAGTTGTCTTCGATAAGAGTGATATGGCCAAGTATTCGGTGTGA